Proteins encoded together in one Prunus dulcis chromosome 3, ALMONDv2, whole genome shotgun sequence window:
- the LOC117621056 gene encoding uncharacterized protein LOC117621056 — MCPLCNDHPETAEHILLLCPWVEPVWFGCSLNLRINRQAVTSFGQWLGNVIEKGKTPHERSRCLTVIAHFCWQIWKDRCKAVLEHISPSPARTTHAASIAIIEFLSSLDHGRHQTEHPTPSNDNQQQLWNPPASPFVKVNVDASWIPNSKRVGIGILIRNTHGDFIKGSSIPSVANSAIEAEAQACLEGCKLAAEMGFRQVTFESDCKEIISPLKGPLSNGRWESYPILSTVRDVLNCFQTYVWTWIPRTANQAADHLAMLTISRMSPEVWVNRPPSSLMHILNKDGLPCPPRSA; from the coding sequence ATGTGTCCGCTCTGTAATGATCACCCGGAAACGGCTGAACACATCCTTCTCCTCTGTCCTTGGGTGGAGCCTGTCTGGTTCGGATGCTCCCTCAACCTTCGTATAAATCGTCAGGCGGTGACATCTTTCGGCCAATGGTTAGGGAATGTTATTGAGAAAGGGAAGACCCCACATGAGCGATCAAGATGCCTAACTGTTATCGCGCACTTCTGCTGGCAGATCTGGAAGGATAGGTGCAAAGCAGTGCTGGAACACATCTCCCCTTCACCAGCCAGAACTACCCACGCTGCCTCTATTGCCATCATTGAATTCCTTAGCTCCCTTGATCATGGCAGACATCAAACTGAGCATCCTACCCCTTCTAATGACAACCAACAACAACTTTGGAACCCCCCTGCCTCTCCCTTTGTCAAAGTCAACGTGGATGCATCATGGATTCCAAACTCAAAGAGGGTTGGCATTGGTATCCTAATTAGGAACACTCATGGAGACTTTATCAAGGGTTCATCCATCCCATCTGTGGCGAACTCTGCTATTGAGGCTGAGGCACAGGCTTGTCTTGAAGGCTGTAAGCTCGCTGCTGAGATGGGTTTTCGTCAAGTAACTTTTGAATCTGATTGCAAGGAAATCATCTCTCCTTTGAAGGGCCCCTTATCCAATGGAAGGTGGGAAAGCTATCCTATCCTAAGTACTGTTCGAGATGTTTTGAACTGCTTCCAGACCTACGTTTGGACGTGGATTCCTAGAACCGCCAACCAAGCGGCAGATCATTTGGCAATGCTTACCATTTCGAGGATGAGCCCGGAAGTATGGGTCAACCGACCCCCATCCTCTCTAATGCATATCCTGAACAAAGATGGTTTACCATGCCCCCCAAGGAGTGCTTAA
- the LOC117623349 gene encoding MAR-binding filament-like protein 1-1: protein MGFVMGSSCFLHSPLSLSRFPSSSDPFFVYSSSRNAEAKRRRALPMASLRQEDPNDAVSCKRRAIMLVGISVLPFLQLRANALEGLATRESELKNPEERKKAEPSEINAPSNPILSLLNGLGIFSSGILGALYGLAWAEKKATDATVESIKTKLKEKEAAIISLEKNFESKLLNEQEEWSKRLTRAMEEQKSLMDQLNSANSTIAGLGKELNGEKRLIEELKIQIDSLETNLSKAGEEKIALEENLKEKINSIEVLQGRINVLNLELKDREKNIQNLGSSLAEKDFELNELKTTYKQTRDELANALSNIQKLKDELLKDQKELELKNAALDQLNATVSSVTSEKNDLKRKIDDIQEEYNNLKTSSGQKAALDAKLLGEKEEELKQLKERLELVLSDTSRNKKIIADLTQEKENLREMLDKQLNNETNLKHELHITHEALGKSRNEASNLEIQLKQSKTLCTELEAEISGVQAEFAGVRESLQRSLDEATVSSDVFAGELAAAKELLKKTKEELQVVSHELASVAENRDSLQGELVDIYKKAERASNDLNEEKELVSSLKKELKALEKQISKDKESRKSLEIDLDEATKSLDEMNQNALLLSKDLERANSLISNLEDEKEVLYKSLTEKKNASKEARENMEDVHNLAMRLGEERDSLEKKAKKLEEELASAKGEILRLRSQINSLKDLVNNQQLPKRETEAPVTATARKSNQQPPEGKAEVPVTVTAKKSGRRRKAAE, encoded by the exons ATGGGCTTTGTGATGGGGAGCTCTTGCTTTTTAcactctcctctctccctctctcgttttccctcttcttctgaCCCCTTTTTCGTGTATTCCTCCTCAAGAAATGCAGAGGCCAAGAGAAGGAGAGCTCTGCCAATGGCGTCTCTGCGCCAAGAGGACCCAAACGACGCCGTTTCTTGCAAGAGGAGGGCTATTATGTTGGTGGGTATTTCAGTTCTTCCGTTCTTGCAACTCAGGGCTAATGCTCTTGAAGGCTTGGCCACTA gAGAAAGTGAGCTCAAAAACCCGGAGGAGAGGAAAAAAGCAGAG CCATCTGAAATAAATGCACCATCAAATCCCATTTTGTCTCTCCTGAATGGCCTTGGTATTTTCAGTTCTGGTATTCTTGGAGCACTCTATGGATTGGCTTGGGCAGAAAAGAAAGCCACTGATGCAACAGTAGAATCT ATAAAGACCAAGCTGAAAGAAAAGGAAGCTGCCATCATTTCATTGGAAAAGAACTTTGAATCAAAGCTACTGAATGAACAAGAAGAATGGAGCAAACGACTCACAAGAGCAATGGAAGAGCAGAAATCTCTAATGGACCAACTAAATTCTGCAAATAGTACAATTGCAGGCTTAGGAAAGGAGCTCAATGGTGAGAAGAGATTGATTGAGGAgcttaaaattcaaattgataGTCTTGAAACCAACCTTTCAAAGGCTGGGGAAGAAAAAATAGCGCTTGAggaaaatttgaaggaaaagATCAACTCAATTGAAGTCTTACAGGGAAGGATTAATGTGCTCAATTTAGAACTCAAGGATAGAGAAAAGAATATTCAAAATCTTGGCTCTTCTCTTGCTGAAAAGGATTTCGAGTTGAATGAATTGAAAACTACCTACAAGCAAACAAGGGATGAACTAGCCAATGCACTatcaaatattcaaaaattgaaagatgAACTCCTGAAAGATCAAAAGGAATTAGAATTGAAGAATGCCGCTCTGGATCAATTGAATGCAACAGTAAGTTCTGTAACTTCTGAGAAAAACGATTTGAAGAGGAAGATTGATGATATTCAGGAGGAATACAATAATCTAAAAACATCCTCCGGACAAAAGGCAGCTTTGGATGCCAAGCTtttgggagaaaaagaagaggaactGAAGCAGCTAAAGGAAAGGCTTGAACTTGTTCTGTCTGACACAagtagaaacaaaaaaataattgctGATTTGACCCAAGAGAAGGAAAACTTGAGGGAAATGCTGGATAAACAATTGAACAATGAAACGAATCTGAAACATGAGCTCCATATCACTCATGAAGCTCTTGGAAAATCAAgaaatgaagcttcaaatcTGGAAATTCAATTAAAGCAGTCAAAAACTTTGTGCACAGAACTTGAGGCTGAGATCTCTGGGGTTCAGGCTGAGTTTGCTGGAGTTAGGGAATCACTGCAGAGGAGCCTTGATGAGGCTACAGTAAGTAGTGACGTGTTTGCTGGTGAGCTTGCTGCCGCAAAAGAACTtctgaagaaaacaaaagaggagCTGCAAGTTGTGTCTCATGAACTAGCATCTGTTGCAGAAAATCGTGATAGCCTGCAAGGGGAATTGGTTGATATCTATAAAAAAGCTGAAAGAGCTTCTAATGATCTGAacgaagaaaaagaattagtttcttctttaaaaaaagaacttAAAGCTCTGGAGAAGCAGATTTCGAAGGACAAGGAGTCCCGGAAATCTCTTGAAATAGACCTGGACGAGGCTACCAAATCACTGGATGAGATGAACCAAAATGCTTTGTTACTTTCCAAAGATTTAGAGAGGGCTAATTCTCTAATTTCTAACCTTGAAGATGAGAAAGAGGTGCTTTACAAGTCTCTTACAGAGAAAAAGAATGCATCCAAAGAGGCCCGAGAAAACATGGAAGATGTCCATAATCTTGCCATGAGACTTGGTGAGGAAAGGGATAGTCTGGAGAAGAAAGCAAAGAAGCTTGAAGAGGAATTGGCATCTGCCAAAGGCGAAATATTGCGGCTACGTAGTCAAATAAATTCGTTGAAAGATCTTGTAAATAATCAGCAACTGCCTAAACGCGAGACTGAAGCACCTGTCACTGCTACTGCAAGGAAAAGTAATCAGCAACCACCGGAAGGCAAGGCTGAAGTGCCCGTCACTGTTACTGCAAAGAAAAGCGGTAGGAGGAGAAAGGCTGCCGAATAA
- the LOC117623574 gene encoding thymidylate kinase-like isoform X2: MANNNHTCSLRGGKEDSRGALVVLEGLDRCGKTTQSTRLVANLEKLGHSAELWRFPDRTTSVGQMISSYLSNKSQLDDHTIHLLFSANRWEKRSLMESKLKSGITLVVDRYSYSGVAFSSAKGLDISWCKAPEIGLLAPDLVVYLDIPPEKAAERGGYGGERYEQLEFQKKVGQNYQVLRGPTWKIIDACSPMEDIEEHLQEMVLDCVKTCQEGKPLSCLWSC, translated from the exons ATGGCAAATAATAATCACACCTGTAGCCTAAGAGGTGGCAAGGAGGATTCAAGAGGTGCCTTGGTTGTTCTCGAAGGATTGGATCGTTGTGGGAAGACCACACAGTCCACTAGACTGGTTGCAAACTTGGAGAAGTTAGGGCATTCAGCTGAATTGTGGCGGTTTCCTGACAGAACTACAAGTGTTGGGCAAATGATATCTTCTTATCTTTCCAACAAATCACAACTGGATGATCATACAATCCATCTACTCTTTAGCGCCAACCGTTGGGAGAAGAG ATCATTAATGGAAAGCAAATTGAAAAGTGGAATCACCCTTGTTGTTGACCGTTATTCTTATTCAGGGGTGGCCTTTTCATCTGCCAAGGGGCTTGATATTTCGTGGTGCAAG GCTCCGGAGATTGGGTTATTGGCTCCAGATCTTGTAGTGTACCTTGACATACCACCTGAA AAAGCTGCTGAAAGAGGAGGCTACGGAGGTGAGAGATATGAGCAGCTTGAGTTTCAAAAGAAGGTTGGCCAAAACTATCAGGTCCTCCGTGGTCCCACTTGGAAG ATCATAGATGCTTGTTCGCCGATGGAGGACATTGAGGAACATTTGCAAGAGATGGTATTGGATTGTGTAAAAACATGCCAAGAAGGGAAACCCCTCTCATGTCTCTGGTCTTGTTAA
- the LOC117623574 gene encoding thymidylate kinase-like isoform X1, with product MTHTSYLTVGKALNFGAGAVRRSLNFPHKFFIRRIQMANNNHTCSLRGGKEDSRGALVVLEGLDRCGKTTQSTRLVANLEKLGHSAELWRFPDRTTSVGQMISSYLSNKSQLDDHTIHLLFSANRWEKRSLMESKLKSGITLVVDRYSYSGVAFSSAKGLDISWCKAPEIGLLAPDLVVYLDIPPEKAAERGGYGGERYEQLEFQKKVGQNYQVLRGPTWKIIDACSPMEDIEEHLQEMVLDCVKTCQEGKPLSCLWSC from the exons ATGACCCATACTTCTTACCTCACAGTTGGCAAGGCTTT GAATTTTGGAGCTGGAGCGGTGCGAAGGTCATTGAACTTTCCCCACAAGTTTTTTATCAGGAGGATTCAAATGGCAAATAATAATCACACCTGTAGCCTAAGAGGTGGCAAGGAGGATTCAAGAGGTGCCTTGGTTGTTCTCGAAGGATTGGATCGTTGTGGGAAGACCACACAGTCCACTAGACTGGTTGCAAACTTGGAGAAGTTAGGGCATTCAGCTGAATTGTGGCGGTTTCCTGACAGAACTACAAGTGTTGGGCAAATGATATCTTCTTATCTTTCCAACAAATCACAACTGGATGATCATACAATCCATCTACTCTTTAGCGCCAACCGTTGGGAGAAGAG ATCATTAATGGAAAGCAAATTGAAAAGTGGAATCACCCTTGTTGTTGACCGTTATTCTTATTCAGGGGTGGCCTTTTCATCTGCCAAGGGGCTTGATATTTCGTGGTGCAAG GCTCCGGAGATTGGGTTATTGGCTCCAGATCTTGTAGTGTACCTTGACATACCACCTGAA AAAGCTGCTGAAAGAGGAGGCTACGGAGGTGAGAGATATGAGCAGCTTGAGTTTCAAAAGAAGGTTGGCCAAAACTATCAGGTCCTCCGTGGTCCCACTTGGAAG ATCATAGATGCTTGTTCGCCGATGGAGGACATTGAGGAACATTTGCAAGAGATGGTATTGGATTGTGTAAAAACATGCCAAGAAGGGAAACCCCTCTCATGTCTCTGGTCTTGTTAA
- the LOC117623563 gene encoding protein SYS1 homolog — MFYGTLVWDPWLIVVQIVCLQCLYYLTLGFFLSILVGTRVSRMSLVYFFDYATLTVSTVTGWCVIASFMLSALAGAGYLLLLIERAKKCLDFSATVYIVHLFICIFYGGWPSSITWWVVNGTGIAVMALLGEYLCIRRELKEIPITRFRSNV, encoded by the exons ATGTTCTATGGTACATTGGTATGGGACCCCTGGCTCATTGTTGTCCAAATTGTGTGCCTTCAATGTTTGTATTATCTCACTCTTGGGTTCTTCTTGTCAATTCTTGTTGGGACTCGCGTGTCCCGAATGAGCCTCGTGTATTTCTTTGATTATGCTACTCTTACTGTCTCCACGGTCACTGGGTGGTGCGTCATTGCTTCGTTTATGCTCAGTGCACTTGCAGG CGCTGGATATCTGCTTCTTCTGATTGAGAGGGCAAAGAAGTGCTTAGATTTTTCAGCCACCGTCTACATTGTACATCTCTTTATATGCATTTTTTATGGGGGTTGGCCTTCCTCAATAACATGGTGGGTTGTGAATGGTACTGGAATTGCAGTGATGGCTTTGTTGGGTGAATATCTCTGCATTAGACGTGAACTGAAGGAGATCCCTATAACACGATTTCGTTCAA ATGTTTGA
- the LOC117623559 gene encoding probable sulfate transporter 3.4, whose product MGVNSNRVEDLPYHETTIRIPTEAMPPLEIHSVCLPPKQTTLQKLKHRLGEIFFPDNPLHRFKNQTWFTKLLLGLQFFFPIFQWGPEYNVKLLKSDIISGLTIASLAIPQGISYAKLASLPPIVGLYSSFVPPLIYSVLGSSRHLAVGPVSIASLVMGSMLSEAVSSTEEPILYLKLAFTATCFAGLFQASLGLLRLGFIIDFLSKATLIGFMAGASVIVILQQLKGLLGIVHFTTKMQFFSVMSSIFNHRGEWSWQTIVMGFIFLVFLFTTRHISKTKPKLFWVAAAAPLTSVIISTILVFFLSSKNPHISVIGHLPKGLNPPSSNMLYFNGPFLALAIKTGIITGILSLTEGVAVGRTFAALKNYQVDGNKEMMAIGLMNICGSCSSCYVTTGSFSRSAVNYNAGAKTVVSNIIMASAVLVTLLFLMPLFYYTPNVILAAIIITAVSGLIDYQAAYRLWKVDKLDFLACMCSFFGVLFISVPLGLAIAVGVSIFKILLHVTRPNTMVLGNIPRTQTFQSLNRYREALRIPSFLILAIEAPIYFANTTYLQERILRWVREEEERIKASNESTLKCIILDMTAVTAIDTSGTDMMFELRKMLDKRSLQLVLANPVGTVMEKLQQSKTLESFGLNGVYLTVREAVADISSAWKAQP is encoded by the exons ATGGGGGTAAACTCTAACAGAGTGGAAGACCTTCCTTACCATGAAACCACAATCAGAATCCCAACAGAGGCAATGCCACCCCTTGAAATTCACAGTGTTTGCCTCCCTCCAAAACAGACCACCTTGCAAAAACTCAAGCACAGGCTTGGTGAGATCTTTTTCCCAGATAACCCACTTCACAGATTCAAGAACCAGACTTGGTTCACAAAACTTCTTCTGGGTCTTCAGTTCTTCTTCCCCATCTTCCAGTGGGGCCCTGAGTATAATGTCAAGCTTCTCAAGTCTGATATCATCTCTGGCCTCACTATTGCCAGCCTTGCAATTCCTCAG GGCATCAGTTATGCAAAGCTTGCAAGTTTGCCTCCAATTGTTGGGCTAT ACTCGAGCTTTGTGCCTCCCCTGATATATTCTGTGCTGGGGAGTTCTAGGCATCTTGCAGTTGGCCCAGTTTCAATAGCTTCTTTAGTTATGGGATCAATGTTAAGTGAGGCTGTTTCTAGCACTGAGGAGCCAATTCTTTATCTCAAATTGGCTTTCACAGCCACCTGTTTTGCTGGCCTTTTCCAGGCTTCTCTGGGTCTGCTAAG GTTAGGGTTTATAATCGATTTTCTCTCAAAGGCAACTCTGATTGGGTTCATGGCGGGTGCTTCAGTCATTGTGATCTTGCAACAGCTGAAAGGGTTGCTTGGAATTGTCCACTTCACCACCAAAATGCAATTCTTTTCTGTCATGTCCTCTATTTTCAACCACAGAGGAGAG TGGTCATGGCAAACCATTGTAATGGGCTTCATCTTCCTGGTGTTTCTATTCACAACAAGACATATT agcaaaacaaaaccaaaactctTTTGGGTTGCAGCGGCTGCTCCATTAACATCAGTTATCATTTCCACAATTCTAGTCTTCTTCCTCAGTTCAAAAAATCCTCACATCTCAGTT ATTGGCCATTTGCCGAAGGGTCTTAACCCACCTTCATCAAACATGCTATATTTCAATGGCCCTTTCCTTGCTCTTGCTATCAAAACTGGCATCATAACTGGGATCTTGTCTCTCACA GAAGGGGTTGCTGTAGGAAGAACATTTGCAGCTCTTAAAAACTACCAAGTTGATGGAAACAAAGAAATGATGGCTATTGGGCTCATGAACATCTGTGGTTCTTGCTCTTCATGCTATGTTACCACAG GTTCATTCTCTAGATCTGCAGTAAACTACAATGCTGGAGCAAAAACAGTAGTTTCAAACATTATCATGGCGTCAGCTGTGCTTGTGACTCTGCTGTTTCTGATGCCACTGTTCTACTACACCCCCAATGTTATCTTGGCAGCCATCATCATCACTGCTGTGAGCGGACTGATCGACTACCAAGCTGCATACCGGTTGTGGAAAGTTGACAAACTCGACTTCTTGGCCTGCATGTGCTCCTTCTTCGGCGTTCTCTTCATTTCCGTCCCACTTGGTCTTGCAATTGCG GTTGGGGTATCAATTTTCAAGATATTGCTTCATGTCACCAGGCCAAACACTATGGTTCTAGGAAATATTCCAAGAACACAAACATTCCAGAGTCTCAATAGATACAGAGAAGCTTTAAGGATCCCTTCTTTTCTCATACTAGCGATTGAGGCACCCATCTACTTTGCAAATACAACTTACCTACAAGAAAG GATATTAAGATGGGTTcgggaggaagaagagaggatCAAAGCAAGCAATGAGAGCACTTTAAAATGTATAATTTTGGACATGACAG CTGTGACAGCCATAGACACTAGTGGTACCGACATGATGTTTGAACTCAGAAAGATGCTGGATAAAAGATCACTTCAG CTTGTGTTGGCAAATCCTGTGGGAACTGTGATGGAAAAGCTACAACAATCAAAAACTTTGGAGTCGTTCGGATTGAATGGAGTCTATCTTACAGTCCGCGAAGCTGTAGCTGACATTTCATCAGCTTGGAAGGCTCAACCATGA